ACACCCAAATAAAGAAAGTTCCAGCGTGAAACCTACAAGGGATGTAAGAGAAATTGCATTCCGAGGCTCTTTTAACTGACTTCAAGTCTATAACCCCGTCGTTTTTCCTCAAACAAACCAAACCCATTTCCTCGTCTCATAAAGATGGAAACGACCTAACACCCTCTTCCACCCCGAGGAGGTCCCATTGAAGGAGCAGCATGCCATAAAACGTCTGGACTGTCAGGCACTGGGACACCATTGTCGGCCAAGCATGAGGCATAAGCCCTACACAAAGACAAACTGCGTCAGCCAAGGGGGATGCCAGAACTTTGCCAAACAAACCCCCACCCcggcctccctccttctccatgtcCGCCTTCCCCAGAACGGTGTCAACCGCTGGCGCTTTGTCACTCACGCCGTTTATTAGTCCCGCACAGGAATCACTGCCGACATCCCATCGTTTCACACCCGAGCTACATAAATGTCacgtctttctctccatcccaacATTCCAGTCCAGGGAAGTGTGGTTACTTGGCGATGTGCGACTGGTACCAATCTACCAGGAGAGGCCATCATCATAGGACTTCTAGGGCACAACATTAACACTCACAGCAAAAGGGACCGATGGATTTAGAGAAACTGATGGTGGGGGTTTTTCTCCAGAAGGTTAAGTTGTCTCCAGACGCACACAATTCTTATTTTTAAGAGAGTTGGAGCCTACCAGGCAGTAGGCTAAAACAGGATAGGCATTTTTCACAGGTTTTGATCTGGTCTACGTACTAGGCCTACAGCTGAACATAGTTCCCTCATCGGGTTCCGAGGAGCTCTGGACGTCAACACAGAGCACAACGACAAGAGCTCAGAGCAGAGGGGCCGTTCCATTCAAAGGAGAATAGGTAGGATGGGAGGGCATAGAGGTATGCCAGTCTCAGTCagtctgcaccccccccccccccgctgctgGGAAAAGAGAGCCAGGAAACCAGACACGACTGTTATGACAGCAGTAGAGGGTTGTGGAGGAATCTACGAGGCCGACCGCTGTCCTCCCATAGACCAACCCATTGGATGGAAGTCAAGCGAAAAATAAACAGAGGAAACGTCATTGGTATCCACAGCTGTAAGGACGGAAAACTAGACTTCACCACGTTTGCCAAGAAGGCCAAATGAAACACATGTGGAGCCCTTCGAGGGTGGAGCTGCAAAACTccctttaaaagaaaaggctgttTTTTTCCCACAGCTGTCATTAAATGTCATTtaactctttctttccctctctcccctgtcctctatctctcattctgtctcatttacatttagtcatttagcagacgctcttatccagagcgacttacagtaagtacagggacattccccccgaagcaagtagggtgaagtgccttgcccaaggacacaacgtcatttggcacggctgggaattgaactggcaaccttctgattactagcccgactccctcaccgctcagccatctgactccctgtctccctctccccgggGCCTTTCTGTCATCTGCAGTGGGCTTCGTCTCTGTCTGAGTGCCTGATAACTATGCAAGGATTTAACCTAGCCATTGAACTGGTACCGTTTTCGTCTGAAATCCGCCCTTTTTTTGACTGACGTCAAAGGCCTGCTCTGAGGAATTTGGGGTGGAGAAGTAAGGAAACCAAGAATACCAGAATACTCTGTTTGGGGTCAACTAAACAAAAGCAAGAACAAAAAAACAGTTTCAATCATTTCTCTTAAGGGTTTAGGGTAGCAAATAGGCTCATGTGTTTACACTTTGACTCAAACCCACATACACTTGTTTTTATGGTATGTGATCTTCATACCTTTCCTCCAATTCATCCACTGTTTATGAAGCTGTAACAACCCACTGCGGCAGCCAAGAAAACACCAGGACTCCTTAAAACAAGCCCTTCTTAAACAAGACACCCGTGGGAGAAAAAAAGCTCCTCTTTACTTTCAAGATGTCTTTACTTACAATGGTACCGCCAGGTTTCTGATTGGGCGTTCAGGCTCCAGCTCCTCATCAGAGCCGCTGTCTGTGGCATCAGAGTCTATGGCCTGCTGGACACCTCGTAGCAGTGCCTGGGCATGGCAGGCAAATTCCTGAATCTCTGTCGAGgttgatggaggtgaggaggactcTGGTACGAGAGGCCACTGAACTCTACTGCCCGGGGTGGGGATCTGCACATGTACCAGGAGTGGGTCGGGCTTGGTGTCAACAGGAGCGGGCTGGGTCCCTGTCTTCTCCTGCCTGAGCCTGTTCTTCAGAGCGTCCAGCTGGATGCTGCAGTGGCGGCTGGCGTGATCCCCTAGCAGAGCCTGGAGCCTCCTCTGGATCCTCTCTGCCCTAAGAAGCAGAGCTGCCTGTCTGGAGATATGCCACTGGGTCTGGTCTCTCACTGCCCCCTGCACCACTTCAGCAGTCACGGGTTGATCCGGAGCCCTCGTTACCCAGGCTTGAGCTGAGGCAGGTTCCGCGCTAACAACACCCCGCTTTCCCTCCCTAGACACGGTAGGTGtcagcagagcagagctgtaCTGGCCCATGGTGTTACCCTGGTAATGTGGAGGAGACTGGGGGACATCAGGGCCATCTGCTTCACAGTGTTGAGGCTGCATCACCACATCTTGGCCACTGTGTTCAGGGATGGGCACAATGTACATGGCTTGCGTACCTGGTAAGGCTGCTGCCTGTGAATCCTTCAGGTTTTTGTTGAGAGAAATCAGGCTGAGAAGGGATCTAGAGAGGAGCACACTCTTGTACTGGCTGCTTGAGGCCTGTAGCAGGGGAGCTAGGATGGAGTTGGGGAACTCCAGGGAACCTTTGGTGCAGCAGGTGTCCAAGAAAGGCAAGGAGGAAAGGTTAAGCCACACCTTCTGAGAAAAGTTGTCCTCCATCAGTTTCACATGGGGGTCCAATTCAGGACTGAGCATGGCACCATCTGCCTCCATGTTGCTGGAGCTCAGAGGAGAAGGCAGGTGgattctgtgtctgtcttttgtGAGCTTGGTCAAGGCAGGGGCCATTCCCTCTGACCAGAGACTCTCTTCAAACAGAAAGGTGCTACTGCACCCGAACTTATGGTCCCTGTAAATAATAGGCAAAACAAATCCATCAGTTTAATGAAAATGTGGCTTTTAAATTAGTAGACTACACTATTAGATAGCAAACAATAGGCTACACGACGCTGTGACTATCATCATTAATAATGACTCAATGACACATGTTTAGCAAGCTCGTAACTTTGACATTagcgtacagtacagtactgtatctgactaaataaataaactgcaaattgctctctcaatctctcacaTTTAACTCAAATATGAATAGTTAACGTGTCGATGTCCTGTTCGAAAAGTGAGGGATACCACAGAACAACagaactacagtacagtatcacCTAAGTTAAAATTCGTTAAGAAACGTCTGGGAATAATATCCACTCACCCGATGAAAACCGACACTGTCGACTATTAGAAATCCAAATACTCGATCATATAGCCCAAATACTTGTCCTGTGCTGTATTCTTGAAACAGAACACACAATCTTAAAATCTGTGTAACATTAGTTTCAGGAAAGGTTAGATTTCTGAAAGTTAACGTGAGGTCAGTAATCCAGCTGGCTAGCTAAAAAATAACGAAGATATTTCGCTGGCTGACCCACTACCTAATTTCCAACTGCCGTGATAGAACGGCTGCTTGTTTCTGTAGCTGTTACAGTAGGGGCGTGGAACACCCGTGTGGGCGAGTCTATGCAAATGTTCCTGCAGGTTGGACCAATACAATGCAGTGCATTGCTCATTACAAATCTGGCTAAACTCTAATATCACGCGCTGCGCCTGTCTCTGGTAAAGAAACTTAAGATCTGGTCAAAATAGGATAGGATATGTTTTTTCGTGATGAATTGAAATATATGTAAAATTGGTATCCTTTTTGTAATCCATTCAGTCCTTGTAGCATGTTTCTTTTAAAGcacaagagaaacagagactatTGCACAAATGAAGTCATGTATTTCAAGGTATTCAGGTATTTTCATCCATCATTGCTGGTGCCCAATCGAAATAAAAATGGCACAATTGTTCAACATTTGGCATGCGTTTATTGTGTCAAAATACACAGTTAGTCAATTATAACACTAAGGCATTGCATTAACATGCATTCGATAATCAGACACTTTTATAGTGATGCCTACAAATAACACATAATCACTGGAAGTGCACAGTTCATTTCAGTGGTTCGTGGTTAGCAAGCAATATGGCATAATCTAAATTTTTATATTAGGCTACATATTATGCTGACATAATAATGCATCAATAACAGCAATACCATAGAAGATGGAACATCGTAAAATATGACGCTGTCTGTGTTCACAGGGCAGTGCAATGACAGAATTTCACACATGCAGAAAAGATCTGCTATGCAGGTAGGCCTATACCACAACTATGCATATCAGCGCATAAGATGTACACAAGCGTAACACAAAGTGAATTGATTCGTCCATATTCTTGATTTGTCAAATAAGAGTGTGATCGTGAAACCTACTTGCTGGTAGTCTGTCATAACGTCTTCAAAATATTTCTCAGCTTTGAGCAAAAATAAAAACAGCCCTCTGTTGAGTGTCTGACCAACCCCAAGGTTCATTGTAGTTGTCATTTAGAATGAGATGACTGTGTAGATGTCGACCCAGAGTTACAGTGGGGACATTTTGGATGAAGATATATAATTTTggcagaggatgtgtgtgtgtgtttatgaacaTATAGATAATATTTGATAGGGCCTACCTTATACCTCTCAGCTTCTTACATAATTCAGTATATGGTGGCTCATCAATCTCATGGAGTAAGGTCTAGGCTACTACAGGGGTGAAGGCTATTTTAGACCGTTTAATTCACACCATCTTATAGTGAGTTCTccaatattttttttgtatacATATAAGCAGCACGTCTACATTGCATTTTCAGCTGCGACCAAGCTCTATTGCTCTCTCGGTCGGTCAGTCGGTCGGTCCACAAAAACAGTACCCACCAAGACCTACTCACATCGTCATTAACTTGCGCATCTTTGAACAAACATAAACAGGCCTTTGTCGAAAGAGAGTCTGGCCAACCCCAAGGTTTATAGTAGTGCCTGTCACGTAGATCGAAATGACTGTGTAGGAAATGAAGAGATCAATGAATACATTGGTAAACATATTGGTGTAGTACGAAATTAATATATAAACGTGGCAGAGCAAGAAGAGCACCCCCTGCAGGATGCCTGTGATAGTGACTCGAATCTGACTGTCCAGTcgaggagagaagagacagccGGCTGCTGACATGCTTCTGATGTTTCTTTGCAGGTAGCAAGCTGTGGTGAAGCAGGAccccatcatcacacacagactgaaGAAGGTGTAGATACATTCCAGAATTATGCACGCAGCGTATACATTCATCAATGTGCTTCTGCTATTTCGGCTCCCATTTTCATCATCTGTCACATTGCTCAGTGTGACGTTGTAGTCGGTAGACCAAGTCCAAGGACTGGAATATCGTAAGACAAGAGTAACAATAAAGTTAATACAAACAAAAAGAACAGCCTATCGAAAACCAGGGCCGCGTAGATGATTGATGTAATGTTCTTCTTCGCCCAGATGAAGAATGCCATCTTGACAGGAACTATCTGGGTGAAATAAAAGAAAGCCAGCCACACAGAAGTTGACATGCTTGTTGACACAGTGTAGTACAAAATCCCCAAGGTAACGTAGAGGAGCATCCCATCATCATGGTCAACAAACTTAAATCCTATAAGAAagagcaggtacactgtgttGCAACAGACCAATGATTCAAGCAATATCTTCACCGGCTGTTTGGGTCCATCAATGTTGCTGGGTCGACAGATAATGCAGAAGGCGAAGAAAAAATTGGCAATTATGTTGCAAACACAGAGAGGCCAGTTGATTACAGAAAATGACAAGGTACTCATTGATAAGGTTCCCATTTCTAAAAAGTTAGAAGTTATTCTTGCAGTGGTTTGACTGATATGCTTGCTGTTGTGCCAGATACATATGCTTTATGTACTGTGGAActacagaaaaaaacattattttgtaGACAATTTACATTGGACATGTAAATTATCTGAATGTGACCCTGAAACCTAATAGGATCAGCACTGGCCTTAAACTGTGCCTGTACTAAACAAATGAGAGGGAATTGGTTTCAAGTTTCTGTAGCCAAGTGGTATAATGCACTACAACATAGTAATTCTACCACAttcagaatgttttttttgcgTGACTTCTCACGATTTAGTGCACAGGCGAACCATAAACTGCCTGTATTGGTCATTCATTCAGAGGATTTGCTTTCAGTTTTCTTCATACAGACTGAATCAGAACAAACTGCAGTGCAAGACTTTATTTAAATATAACATTTCCGACTAAAACGCCAGAATGAATACACCATTCATATACGAAGGAAGAAATTAATTACATAAAAGTATAATCTTAACTAAAATCGCAgactaaacagtacatgtttaCATACAAGCAATCAATCAAATCAGTTACATGGCACTGATAGTGTAatgaattcacacacacaggctttgaGTGACGTCTATGTCTACATTAACCTTCACCATACATACCAAAGATTCCAACACACAGAATAAATTAACACAACTCTTCTGTCATATTTTAACAATTACCTGGTGAACAATCCTTCAACAATTTACTGGACTTTACTCACAGGCTTTGAATCTTCATTTGaacaaaatgtaaaatattaAGACATTTCATCTATGTACAAATCACATCAGTGGCAAATAGTTATCAACAGACCAGACAGAAactgacacacgcacgcgcatgcacacaatCCAAACGTGCACGCTTCGCTTTCACAAACAAACGACCAGACAGACACTCAGTCGACTGCCCACCTGGACAGACAATGCAAATGTTCATGAAAGACCGATGCAAATGGTTCCCTCCATTCACGCATGTAGGCCTGGGAGTGACTGGCTGAAGGCAgatggtgtgtgggggggagggggggcggagtgAGCTAGAAGTAATCTCTCCGTCGTGAGTCATCACTAATGAAGGAGGGATTCCACTGAGCAGGATAGATACAGGAGTGGCGGGAGCCGGGCAAACCAGAGAAAGGGTACAGGCCGTTCCTCTCCAGGTCCGAGTTACGCAGAGCGGGCTGAAAGGCACGAGCGAGGGGTGAGCCAGAGCatgtggtgagggggagagagcgggggggggggggggggcaagagagagcaagagagcaagagagagagagaaagtatgtgttgtgtatgtgtccttGTTCTAGTCAAATGTCTACAACAACCAATGGTGACTGAATGGGCTTACTAAGAGTAGCGGTGATGATTGGACTATGCATCGCCCCAGTACTTACTGAGTAGTATATATCGGTCATCTGCAGCAGATTCTTGGTGCTGCCGTTCTCCTGCATCTCGATGGCCTCGCGGCCCCACTCCATGGACACTCTCGGGTTGCTCTTGGGAAACTCGGCGTAGGGAGACATCTGGAAATCTCCACTCTTGAAGATAATCTTGTTTATGTCGTTCTTGTCTTTCCTGTGACAAGATGAGAAGTTGTGATGTTATTGTTACGACGTGGTTGTCAAACCACGGTTGGTTTTGCCTGTCCCTGTACACTTACTTGCAGCAGGTGACAATGAGAGCAATGATGAGAATGAGGAGTAGAGCTCCCCCCGCTGGAGAAACGACCACAGCAATCAGCTTGTAAACTACAAACACAAGAAAAACACACGGTTCCTGAAAGGCTTATGAAAcaaccagggctgcgtttcccgataaagATGGATTGTAGCAACGATCAGGCAAAATaatgaaaccatcgatatttcttacacgcgtttcccaaacatgctcgtaaggagtaggctaatctatgcgctttcaagagctacgaattttcaagagacactttagctacggtgtctttgggaacggcccgtaaaactaagattcgtcatacgatggattctacgatcaacttaggcttacgacgctttcgggaaatgcAGCCCAGGCCATTAaacggctgtggctcagggggtagagagggttgtctgttaatcgcaaggttggcggttcgacccccgactcctcccaggccatgtgccgaagtatccttgagcaagactctgaaccccaagttgctcccgatgggcaggtcggcgccttgcatggtagctcgctgccgtcgttatgtgtgagtgagagtatgaaagggtgaatgagaggcaaacattgtaaagcgctttgagtgccgctaaggtagaaaatcgctatataaatgcagtccatttaccattaaACACAGCCGAAACAGGAAAATTCAGGAAATCGCCGTTATCATTTGATAGGTTGATGATATATAAGGCTCCACTTACAGTTCCCACAGTTAAATCCTCCAAATCCAAATGTGCACCTGAAAGTCCCAAACAATCAGACACAAAGTGGTGCTTTAGTACCAATCACGATATAGCACTGAGTGTATTTTGCCTTCGTGACTGGCACAGACACGGATGGGGAACCATTCTCAATGCTTACCGGACACACGTGCCATTTTCCAGTTTGCTGCCATCGCCACATTCTGTAACAATTAGCGATCGATCATCATCATACATCCGAAATCTGTGTAGGAACTCCCATGTCGTGACTTctaacctctgacccccaggcctCTAATCCCAAGCTCCAAGCTCTTACCTATACAGGACATGTCTCCGGGGTTGAGTTTAAAGTAGCCAGGTCGGCAGCGGCAGTACGCCGTCCCACTAGAGTCGGAGCAGTCGGAGCGCTCCGTGTCACACGGAACCTTCTGGGCCAGACACAGACTCTCCTCTGTCAAACAGAACGAGTTGAGGTCAGGGAGCCGGGCTTTAGAATGAACCACAATTCACATCAGGGAAGCAGAATGGTGAAATTGCATGTTTTTCCTTCACTTGGTGAAGTCGTCTGGCTTCATATGGAATCGTGGATTCATTTAGAAAGGGAGTTTATGGGAACTCATGGTCACATGACATTACTTTTGCAGCCTGAGAATGTGTATGATCTACAACcgtgggtgaggggaggtgtaCCGTGATAGGACAGCTGATGGTGGAGGACCAGTTGGCAGTGGGAGGAGGCGGAGCTACAGTTACTGAGGGTCGTCTGGATGCTGTGGTAGACCTGGGAGCTGGTGACCTCCGTGGAGGCGGAGAACATGTTGACAGCGGAGATGCGCAGGCCGTCCTCCTCTCTGGAACAAGACAGCAGGGAGGGTGAGGCCAGGCAGAGAGCACACAGCGACGGCATGGTGTCTCCTGAAGATGGCTTGAGATCAGCACATGGCTAAAGGGTCTTGCGTGTGAAAACAGCGAACAGGGTTTTAGTTTGTGAGGGGAACTGCAAATGTACCTTTTACGTAGAGTGGAGCGGCTGTAACCGGGCAGTGTAGACAGCGAGGCATTGAGCTAGAAGGAGAAAAAAGCAGGAGCAAAAGGGGGTCGTCACGTCCTGCACGTTGCGACACCGCTCTCCTGGCTGTGCATTCCTCCAGAACGTTCAACGAAACACAACATCTGTGGACATCCTAGCCTACCAGCTGGAGgatctctctctggatctcaTGCAGGGTGGTGCTCCTGGAGAGCAGGGGGTCAAAGCGGGGGTTGTTGACACGGAACGTCCCCAGGAATGTCTTGGCTGCGGAAGGACAAAAGGGCCCGAGGTTCAGCTAAATGACAGCTGCAGAATTCTCGATCCAACTGATTGCGATTGGCCAGACTGACTTCAGTCAGGAGACCGTGACCATTGGCGGCTCGGTTCAGCTTAGCAGGCCAGGCTAGGGCGGACAGCGTGTCCTTGATGTGGCCACTCGTACCAGCGACCCCGGGTTGGGGTGGCAGCCGTGTATACTCACCCCTGGTGCAGGTGCGTCCGTCCTCCAGGTCCAGCCCCAGGGGACACTCACAGCTGAAGGAGCCCCGGGTgttcacacacctggagaccagGGGGCACGGGTCATTCTGGCATTCGTCTACATctggaccaaacacacacacagccacacacagacacacacacacacagaggggcacAGTGTACACACATTACCTGAAATGTAAATGGGTTATTGAAATGCAGTCAAAATCCAAAGTGGATCCCCATGGTTCATGTTCCTGGTGTAACCCGAGCTTACCATCACCGCAGGTCGGTCCACTCCACGCTTGCAGACAGTGGCATGTGAAGTCGGTCTGACCGTGGgtcacacacatccctccattCACACAGGGGTTAGGAGAACATGCTCTGCCTGGAGGGGAACCACAAGTCAGCCCCATCGACCGAACAGGCTCGATTACCATACACATAAATACAATACCATACCCCCGAACTGTGTTAGTGTAGCCCGGTTGAGCTGATACTTTTCAGATGATTTAATCCGTTTGTTTACAGGTCCATGTTCATTTACATGAATGTTCATGGAGCAGAACGTGGAACCACCTACACGAAATAATCTATCCTGACATACAACAGGAAGACGCAGACATTTGTCATCCCATTGTAAACGGATCCCACAGTCCACTGACCTGCTGTGGGTGTCGACCTGACGTCCATCCGAGCGGTGGTGACCCCCACCTCCGTGGTGCCCCTTTCGGTGTCCCTGCTTGTGCTCGTGGTGAGTGCTAGCGTGCTTCTGGTGGGGGTGGTCCTGATGCTAAAGGCTGTGGTATGGTGGCTGTGGGTGGTGTGGTTGTCTGGAGTGGCGGTGGTGGTCTCCAGGTGCCTCAGGGTGGTGTCTGTTGGAGACTCCCCTGTGGAGGGCCTCTGGGTCTGAGTCTGCGTCTGGGTTCCACTGCCGCCTTGGTGCTGGGAGGTGGAGGCCGACGCCTGCTGGCCCAGGCTAGAGTCAGTGGTTGTGGAGGGGGTGGTGCGCTGGGTGTGGGCCTCCAAATGGGTGCTGCTACTAGGGGGCTCGACTGTCCAGGTGGTGACCAGAGGTGGGGTCGGGGTGGTTTCGGCAGCAGCCGTGGCCCTATGGGTTTCCTCATCCACCTCCGTGACCTGGGTCCTGTGTGTGGAGGCGCTGGGAGTAGTGGCCTGGGCCTCAGTGGCCAGTCCTAGCCTGGGGGTGTCTGAGGTGAAGGGGGGCTGACCAGACAAGAACCTGGACAGCGAGTCATCCACTGAGGTGACGACGTCTCTGCCCCTGGGTGGTGTGGTGGTCAGACCCAGCCTGGTTGTCTCCTCAACCCCGGCCGCCTGGGAGGTCATCCCTTCTGTCCTGCCCTGGCTCTGGGTGCCGAGATACCCTGTGGAAGAGTGTGTGGAGGTCCCGATGCTGCTGGAGGAACTCCCACCCAGCTGGGTGGTGTTG
The DNA window shown above is from Osmerus eperlanus chromosome 3, fOsmEpe2.1, whole genome shotgun sequence and carries:
- the heg1 gene encoding protein HEG isoform X3, which codes for METCFLNIVLRLFMVVVAGPQNAWTYTKSSDMDGTVVTEGHFSINFSNSKEVTALPKIVFSTGTDFRELITTRGLQRTDEPQTQRKLGTDQNMHISLKTDSWTPEESMILSTEPLSSTVMGTTEATTQWEDQTPDTLTDTYTALPGRSRAVTQEQMPQDNPDTALMLGDSTEMRTVGLSAHTDNDEVKTRMRTVGLSAHTDNDEVKTRMRTVGLSAHTDNDEVKTRMRTVGLNVNTDNEEVKTRMRTVGLNVHTDNDEVRTVGLSAHTDNDEVKTRMRTVGLSVQTDNDEVRTEMRTVGLNVHTDNDELRTDERTVGLYVRTASDEVRTVGLPVHTESTYISSTITRAGERTLLSVTSNSTSTYTEDSNPSQSSSWGLIAGVTGSRDHADTKADGLDSTSQSHDPANSSSETEGPGLSPATVPLTGPPSTTEQNTTSSEEDSPNSTPPLDVLDNNTRWQKDSTDPGHSSGGGTTPAEDEVSSSSSPPAPSTEDGPTNTTQLGGSSSSSIGTSTHSSTGYLGTQSQGRTEGMTSQAAGVEETTRLGLTTTPPRGRDVVTSVDDSLSRFLSGQPPFTSDTPRLGLATEAQATTPSASTHRTQVTEVDEETHRATAAAETTPTPPLVTTWTVEPPSSSTHLEAHTQRTTPSTTTDSSLGQQASASTSQHQGGSGTQTQTQTQRPSTGESPTDTTLRHLETTTATPDNHTTHSHHTTAFSIRTTPTRSTLALTTSTSRDTERGTTEVGVTTARMDVRSTPTAGRACSPNPCVNGGMCVTHGQTDFTCHCLQAWSGPTCGDDVDECQNDPCPLVSRCVNTRGSFSCECPLGLDLEDGRTCTRAKTFLGTFRVNNPRFDPLLSRSTTLHEIQREILQLLNASLSTLPGYSRSTLRKREEDGLRISAVNMFSASTEVTSSQVYHSIQTTLSNCSSASSHCQLVLHHQLSYHEESLCLAQKVPCDTERSDCSDSSGTAYCRCRPGYFKLNPGDMSCIECGDGSKLENGTCVRCTFGFGGFNCGNFYKLIAVVVSPAGGALLLILIIALIVTCCKKDKNDINKIIFKSGDFQMSPYAEFPKSNPRVSMEWGREAIEMQENGSTKNLLQMTDIYYSPALRNSDLERNGLYPFSGLPGSRHSCIYPAQWNPSFISDDSRRRDYF
- the heg1 gene encoding protein HEG isoform X11, with product METCFLNIVLRLFMVVVAGPQNAWTYTKSSDMDGTVVTEGHFSINFSNSKEVTALPKIVFSTGTDFRELITTRGLQRTDEPQTQRKLGTDQNMHISLKTDSWTPEESMILSTEPLSSTVMGTTEATTQWEDQTPDTLTDTYTALPGRSRAVTQEQMPQDNPDTALMLGDSTEMRTVGLSAHTDNDEVKTRMRTVGLSAHTDNDEVKTRMRTVGLSAHTDNDEVRTVGLSAHTDNDEMRTVGLNVHTDNDELRTDERTVGLYVRTASDEVRTVGLPVHTESTYISSTITRAGERTLLSVTSNSTSTYTEDSNPSQSSSWGLIAGVTGSRDHADTKADGLDSTSQSHDPANSSSETEGPGLSPATVPLTGPPSTTEQNTTSSEEDSPNSTPPLDVLDNNTRWQKDSTDPGHSSGGGTTPAEDEVSSSSSPPAPSTEDGPTNTTQLGGSSSSSIGTSTHSSTGYLGTQSQGRTEGMTSQAAGVEETTRLGLTTTPPRGRDVVTSVDDSLSRFLSGQPPFTSDTPRLGLATEAQATTPSASTHRTQVTEVDEETHRATAAAETTPTPPLVTTWTVEPPSSSTHLEAHTQRTTPSTTTDSSLGQQASASTSQHQGGSGTQTQTQTQRPSTGESPTDTTLRHLETTTATPDNHTTHSHHTTAFSIRTTPTRSTLALTTSTSRDTERGTTEVGVTTARMDVRSTPTAGRACSPNPCVNGGMCVTHGQTDFTCHCLQAWSGPTCGDDVDECQNDPCPLVSRCVNTRGSFSCECPLGLDLEDGRTCTRAKTFLGTFRVNNPRFDPLLSRSTTLHEIQREILQLLNASLSTLPGYSRSTLRKREEDGLRISAVNMFSASTEVTSSQVYHSIQTTLSNCSSASSHCQLVLHHQLSYHEESLCLAQKVPCDTERSDCSDSSGTAYCRCRPGYFKLNPGDMSCIECGDGSKLENGTCVRCTFGFGGFNCGNFYKLIAVVVSPAGGALLLILIIALIVTCCKKDKNDINKIIFKSGDFQMSPYAEFPKSNPRVSMEWGREAIEMQENGSTKNLLQMTDIYYSPALRNSDLERNGLYPFSGLPGSRHSCIYPAQWNPSFISDDSRRRDYF
- the heg1 gene encoding protein HEG isoform X1; this encodes METCFLNIVLRLFMVVVAGPQNAWTYTKSSDMDGTVVTEGHFSINFSNSKEVTALPKIVFSTGTDFRELITTRGLQRTDEPQTQRKLGTDQNMHISLKTDSWTPEESMILSTEPLSSTVMGTTEATTQWEDQTPDTLTDTYTALPGRSRAVTQEQMPQDNPDTALMLGDSTEMRTVGLSAHTDNDEVKTRMRTVGLSAHTDNDEVKTRMRTVGLSAHTDNDEVKTRMRTVGLNVNTDNEEVKTRMRTVGLNVHTDNDEVRTVGLSAHTDNDEVKTRMRTVGLSVQTDNDEVRTVGLNVHTDNDEVRTEMRTVGLNVHTDNDELRTDERTVGLYVRTASDEVRTVGLPVHTESTYISSTITRAGERTLLSVTSNSTSTYTEDSNPSQSSSWGLIAGVTGSRDHADTKADGLDSTSQSHDPANSSSETEGPGLSPATVPLTGPPSTTEQNTTSSEEDSPNSTPPLDVLDNNTRWQKDSTDPGHSSGGGTTPAEDEVSSSSSPPAPSTEDGPTNTTQLGGSSSSSIGTSTHSSTGYLGTQSQGRTEGMTSQAAGVEETTRLGLTTTPPRGRDVVTSVDDSLSRFLSGQPPFTSDTPRLGLATEAQATTPSASTHRTQVTEVDEETHRATAAAETTPTPPLVTTWTVEPPSSSTHLEAHTQRTTPSTTTDSSLGQQASASTSQHQGGSGTQTQTQTQRPSTGESPTDTTLRHLETTTATPDNHTTHSHHTTAFSIRTTPTRSTLALTTSTSRDTERGTTEVGVTTARMDVRSTPTAGRACSPNPCVNGGMCVTHGQTDFTCHCLQAWSGPTCGDDVDECQNDPCPLVSRCVNTRGSFSCECPLGLDLEDGRTCTRAKTFLGTFRVNNPRFDPLLSRSTTLHEIQREILQLLNASLSTLPGYSRSTLRKREEDGLRISAVNMFSASTEVTSSQVYHSIQTTLSNCSSASSHCQLVLHHQLSYHEESLCLAQKVPCDTERSDCSDSSGTAYCRCRPGYFKLNPGDMSCIECGDGSKLENGTCVRCTFGFGGFNCGNFYKLIAVVVSPAGGALLLILIIALIVTCCKKDKNDINKIIFKSGDFQMSPYAEFPKSNPRVSMEWGREAIEMQENGSTKNLLQMTDIYYSPALRNSDLERNGLYPFSGLPGSRHSCIYPAQWNPSFISDDSRRRDYF